From the Scophthalmus maximus strain ysfricsl-2021 chromosome 11, ASM2237912v1, whole genome shotgun sequence genome, one window contains:
- the rnpepl1 gene encoding aminopeptidase RNPEPL1 isoform X5: MCFGLSGLMMAQLHQTPTSLCCCREPLPDSGAGCVGGSSWPPEGPGPGSPRRPLVDVASASNFSCFQLRHFHLDLRVNFAVKEISGWLVLDLIPVQPGVHTLVLDSHPSLLIHAIDCKIPGSRQDEPVSLTYRVDPFTDYGSSLNIILPPGAVTPGRLVQITIRYTTTDGPAIWWLDSDLTCGQTRPLVFTQGHSVCNRSFFPCFDSPAVKSSYTATVRVPDGFTALMSATRSSYSRPDRVFQFSMESPVPSYLVALVAGELQHVDVGPRSRVWAEPCLLSCAVQKLGGSVERWLGVAEQLFGPYLWGRCDIVFLPPSFPIVAMENPCLTFIIASILESSEFLLIDVVHEIAHGWFGNAVTNATWEEMWLSEGLATYAQRRITTEAYGEAFTCLETAVRLDALHRQLRLLGDNNPVSKLQVQFEPGVNPSSLMNLFTYEKGFCFVSYLSLLSGDVRRFDCFLRDYISQFKFKSVVARDLIDLFLVCFPELQDSAHREGLEFERWLSGCGPPLYEPDLSAGGALIQPVHDLCDLWSSDAPNLQTLTTFDLSAWSTFQIVLFLDRMLDHAPLSHDVMVNLSVCPSEVMVNLSVSLPVCLLDVMVNLSVCYSGLFDVLNSEVQIRWLQLVVRNSFHQEVPRVRAFLLKHTSRMYTVPLYEDLVAGVMKCVAVEIFSQTQRRLHPNLRRTLQQILFHTSSAPTNQNGPPLSITPPSTPPPQQPAATATASAAAAAATTAAIALRDVNVSA; the protein is encoded by the exons ATGTGCTTCG GTCTTAGTGGGCTCATGATGGCACAGCTCCACCAGACTCCCACCTCCCTGTGCTGCTGCCGTGAACCCCTGCCAGACTCCGGGGCCGGGTGTGTCGGGGGCTCCAGTTGGCCCCCAGAGGGTCCGGGTCCCGGGTCTCCGcggcgccctctggtggacgTGGCCTCGGCCTCTAACTTCAGCTGCTTCCAGCTGCGGCACTTCCACCTGGACCTGCGGGTGAACTTTGCTGTGAAGGAGATTAGCGGCTGGCTGGTTCTGGATCTGATCCCGGTCCAGCCGGGGGTCCACACCCTGGTGCTGGACTCCCACCCCTCTCTGTTGATCCACGCCATAGACTGTAAGATCCCGGGGTCCAGACAGGACGAGCCCGTCTCCCTCACGTACAGGGTTGACCCTTTCACGGATTATGGATCTTCGCTCAACATCATCCTGCCGCCCGGCGCCGTGACACCGGGTCGACTGGTCCAGATCACGATCCGCTACACCACCACGGACGGACCAGCG atctgGTGGTTGGACTCTGACCTGACCTGTGGTCAGACTCGACCTCTGGTCTTCACTCAAGGTCACTCTGTGTGTAATCGTTCCTTCTTCCCGTGCTTCGACTCGCCAGCTGTCAAGAGCTCGTACACGGCGACTGTGAGG gTCCCGGACGGCTTCACGGCCCTGATGAGTGCGACCCGGAGCTCATACTCCCGACCGGACCGGGTCTTCCAGTTCTCCATGGAGTCGCCCGTCCCGTCCTACCTGGTGGCGCTGGTGGCCGGGGAGCTGCAGCACGTGGACGTTGGCCCGCG GAGTCGTGTGTGGGCGGAGCCATGTCTGCTGTCCTGCGCTGTGCAGAAGCTGGGGGGCAGCGTGGAGCGCTGGCTGGGCGTGGCCGAGCAGCTGTTCGGGCCGTACCTGTGGGGCAGGTGTGACATCGTCTTCCTCCCCCCGTCCTTCCCCATCGTTGCTATGGAGAACCCCTGCCTCACCTTCATCATCGCCTCGATCCTGGAGAGCAGCGAGTTCCTGCTCATCGACGTCGTGCATGAGATCGCTCACGGCTGGTTCGGGAACGCCGTCACCAACGCCACCTGGGAGGAGATGTGGCTGAGTGAGGGGCTCGCCACATATGCCCAGAGACGGATTACCACCGAGGCGTACG GCGAGGCGTTCACCTGTCTGGAGACTGCCGTGCGATTGGACGCCCTCCACCGACAGCTGCGCCTCCTGGGAGACAACAACCCTGTGAGCAAACTGCAGGTCCAGTTTGAGCCAG gtgTGAACCCCAGCTCTCTGATGAACCTCTTCACCTACGAGAAAGGTTTCTGCTTCGTGTCGTATCTGTCGCTACTTAGTGGAGACGTGAGGCGCTTCGACTGTTTCCTCAGG GACTACATCTCACAGTTCAAGTTTAAGAGCGTGGTGGCTCGTGACCTCATCGACCTCTTCCTGGTGTGTTTCCCTGAGCTGCAGGACTCCGCCCACAGAgaag GTCTGGAGTTCGAGCGCTGGCTGAGCGGCTGTGGACCCCCCCTGTATGAACCAGACCTGTCAGCAGGAGGTGCTCTGATCCAACCGGTCCATGACCTGTGTGACCTCTGGAGCAGCGATGCCCCCAACCTGCAGACCctgacgacctttgacctctcagcCTGGAGCACCTTTCAAATCGTTCTGTTCCTGGACCGGATGCTGGACCACGCCCCCCTGTCACATG aCGTCATggtgaacctgtctgtctgtccatcagaGGTCATggtgaacctgtctgtctctctgcctgtctgtctgttagacGTCATggtgaacctgtctgtctgttactCGGGTCTGTTTGACGTGTTGAACTCTGAGGTTCAGATCCGTTGGCTCCAGTTGGTCGTGAGGAACTCGTTCCACCAGGAGGTTCCTCGAGTCCGAGCTTTCCTCCTCAAACAC ACGTCCAGGATGTACACCGTGCCGCTGTACGAGGACCTGGTTGCCGGGGTGATGAAGTGTGTTGCCGTGGAGATCTTCTCCCAGACTCAGCGTCGCCTTCATCCCAACCTGAGACGGACGTTACAGCAGATCCTGTTCCACACCAGCTCTGCCCCGACCAATCAGAATGGCCCGCCTCTCTCCatcacccccccctccacacctCCGCCGCAGCAGCCTGCTGCCACGGCTAccgcctctgctgctgcagctgccgcgACGACCGCCGCCATCGCCTTGAGGGACGTCAACGTGTCGGCGTGA
- the rnpepl1 gene encoding aminopeptidase RNPEPL1 isoform X6 — protein MMAQLHQTPTSLCCCREPLPDSGAGCVGGSSWPPEGPGPGSPRRPLVDVASASNFSCFQLRHFHLDLRVNFAVKEISGWLVLDLIPVQPGVHTLVLDSHPSLLIHAIDCKIPGSRQDEPVSLTYRVDPFTDYGSSLNIILPPGAVTPGRLVQITIRYTTTDGPAIWWLDSDLTCGQTRPLVFTQGHSVCNRSFFPCFDSPAVKSSYTATVRVPDGFTALMSATRSSYSRPDRVFQFSMESPVPSYLVALVAGELQHVDVGPRSRVWAEPCLLSCAVQKLGGSVERWLGVAEQLFGPYLWGRCDIVFLPPSFPIVAMENPCLTFIIASILESSEFLLIDVVHEIAHGWFGNAVTNATWEEMWLSEGLATYAQRRITTEAYGEAFTCLETAVRLDALHRQLRLLGDNNPVSKLQVQFEPGVNPSSLMNLFTYEKGFCFVSYLSLLSGDVRRFDCFLRDYISQFKFKSVVARDLIDLFLVCFPELQDSAHREGLEFERWLSGCGPPLYEPDLSAGGALIQPVHDLCDLWSSDAPNLQTLTTFDLSAWSTFQIVLFLDRMLDHAPLSHDVMVNLSVCPSEVMVNLSVSLPVCLLDVMVNLSVCYSGLFDVLNSEVQIRWLQLVVRNSFHQEVPRVRAFLLKHTSRMYTVPLYEDLVAGVMKCVAVEIFSQTQRRLHPNLRRTLQQILFHTSSAPTNQNGPPLSITPPSTPPPQQPAATATASAAAAAATTAAIALRDVNVSA, from the exons ATGATGGCACAGCTCCACCAGACTCCCACCTCCCTGTGCTGCTGCCGTGAACCCCTGCCAGACTCCGGGGCCGGGTGTGTCGGGGGCTCCAGTTGGCCCCCAGAGGGTCCGGGTCCCGGGTCTCCGcggcgccctctggtggacgTGGCCTCGGCCTCTAACTTCAGCTGCTTCCAGCTGCGGCACTTCCACCTGGACCTGCGGGTGAACTTTGCTGTGAAGGAGATTAGCGGCTGGCTGGTTCTGGATCTGATCCCGGTCCAGCCGGGGGTCCACACCCTGGTGCTGGACTCCCACCCCTCTCTGTTGATCCACGCCATAGACTGTAAGATCCCGGGGTCCAGACAGGACGAGCCCGTCTCCCTCACGTACAGGGTTGACCCTTTCACGGATTATGGATCTTCGCTCAACATCATCCTGCCGCCCGGCGCCGTGACACCGGGTCGACTGGTCCAGATCACGATCCGCTACACCACCACGGACGGACCAGCG atctgGTGGTTGGACTCTGACCTGACCTGTGGTCAGACTCGACCTCTGGTCTTCACTCAAGGTCACTCTGTGTGTAATCGTTCCTTCTTCCCGTGCTTCGACTCGCCAGCTGTCAAGAGCTCGTACACGGCGACTGTGAGG gTCCCGGACGGCTTCACGGCCCTGATGAGTGCGACCCGGAGCTCATACTCCCGACCGGACCGGGTCTTCCAGTTCTCCATGGAGTCGCCCGTCCCGTCCTACCTGGTGGCGCTGGTGGCCGGGGAGCTGCAGCACGTGGACGTTGGCCCGCG GAGTCGTGTGTGGGCGGAGCCATGTCTGCTGTCCTGCGCTGTGCAGAAGCTGGGGGGCAGCGTGGAGCGCTGGCTGGGCGTGGCCGAGCAGCTGTTCGGGCCGTACCTGTGGGGCAGGTGTGACATCGTCTTCCTCCCCCCGTCCTTCCCCATCGTTGCTATGGAGAACCCCTGCCTCACCTTCATCATCGCCTCGATCCTGGAGAGCAGCGAGTTCCTGCTCATCGACGTCGTGCATGAGATCGCTCACGGCTGGTTCGGGAACGCCGTCACCAACGCCACCTGGGAGGAGATGTGGCTGAGTGAGGGGCTCGCCACATATGCCCAGAGACGGATTACCACCGAGGCGTACG GCGAGGCGTTCACCTGTCTGGAGACTGCCGTGCGATTGGACGCCCTCCACCGACAGCTGCGCCTCCTGGGAGACAACAACCCTGTGAGCAAACTGCAGGTCCAGTTTGAGCCAG gtgTGAACCCCAGCTCTCTGATGAACCTCTTCACCTACGAGAAAGGTTTCTGCTTCGTGTCGTATCTGTCGCTACTTAGTGGAGACGTGAGGCGCTTCGACTGTTTCCTCAGG GACTACATCTCACAGTTCAAGTTTAAGAGCGTGGTGGCTCGTGACCTCATCGACCTCTTCCTGGTGTGTTTCCCTGAGCTGCAGGACTCCGCCCACAGAgaag GTCTGGAGTTCGAGCGCTGGCTGAGCGGCTGTGGACCCCCCCTGTATGAACCAGACCTGTCAGCAGGAGGTGCTCTGATCCAACCGGTCCATGACCTGTGTGACCTCTGGAGCAGCGATGCCCCCAACCTGCAGACCctgacgacctttgacctctcagcCTGGAGCACCTTTCAAATCGTTCTGTTCCTGGACCGGATGCTGGACCACGCCCCCCTGTCACATG aCGTCATggtgaacctgtctgtctgtccatcagaGGTCATggtgaacctgtctgtctctctgcctgtctgtctgttagacGTCATggtgaacctgtctgtctgttactCGGGTCTGTTTGACGTGTTGAACTCTGAGGTTCAGATCCGTTGGCTCCAGTTGGTCGTGAGGAACTCGTTCCACCAGGAGGTTCCTCGAGTCCGAGCTTTCCTCCTCAAACAC ACGTCCAGGATGTACACCGTGCCGCTGTACGAGGACCTGGTTGCCGGGGTGATGAAGTGTGTTGCCGTGGAGATCTTCTCCCAGACTCAGCGTCGCCTTCATCCCAACCTGAGACGGACGTTACAGCAGATCCTGTTCCACACCAGCTCTGCCCCGACCAATCAGAATGGCCCGCCTCTCTCCatcacccccccctccacacctCCGCCGCAGCAGCCTGCTGCCACGGCTAccgcctctgctgctgcagctgccgcgACGACCGCCGCCATCGCCTTGAGGGACGTCAACGTGTCGGCGTGA
- the rnpepl1 gene encoding aminopeptidase RNPEPL1 isoform X4, with protein MSRSSGPGLSGLMMAQLHQTPTSLCCCREPLPDSGAGCVGGSSWPPEGPGPGSPRRPLVDVASASNFSCFQLRHFHLDLRVNFAVKEISGWLVLDLIPVQPGVHTLVLDSHPSLLIHAIDCKIPGSRQDEPVSLTYRVDPFTDYGSSLNIILPPGAVTPGRLVQITIRYTTTDGPAIWWLDSDLTCGQTRPLVFTQGHSVCNRSFFPCFDSPAVKSSYTATVRVPDGFTALMSATRSSYSRPDRVFQFSMESPVPSYLVALVAGELQHVDVGPRSRVWAEPCLLSCAVQKLGGSVERWLGVAEQLFGPYLWGRCDIVFLPPSFPIVAMENPCLTFIIASILESSEFLLIDVVHEIAHGWFGNAVTNATWEEMWLSEGLATYAQRRITTEAYGEAFTCLETAVRLDALHRQLRLLGDNNPVSKLQVQFEPGVNPSSLMNLFTYEKGFCFVSYLSLLSGDVRRFDCFLRDYISQFKFKSVVARDLIDLFLVCFPELQDSAHREGLEFERWLSGCGPPLYEPDLSAGGALIQPVHDLCDLWSSDAPNLQTLTTFDLSAWSTFQIVLFLDRMLDHAPLSHDVMVNLSVCPSEVMVNLSVSLPVCLLDVMVNLSVCYSGLFDVLNSEVQIRWLQLVVRNSFHQEVPRVRAFLLKHTSRMYTVPLYEDLVAGVMKCVAVEIFSQTQRRLHPNLRRTLQQILFHTSSAPTNQNGPPLSITPPSTPPPQQPAATATASAAAAAATTAAIALRDVNVSA; from the exons ATGTCCAGAAGCAGTGGTCCAG GTCTTAGTGGGCTCATGATGGCACAGCTCCACCAGACTCCCACCTCCCTGTGCTGCTGCCGTGAACCCCTGCCAGACTCCGGGGCCGGGTGTGTCGGGGGCTCCAGTTGGCCCCCAGAGGGTCCGGGTCCCGGGTCTCCGcggcgccctctggtggacgTGGCCTCGGCCTCTAACTTCAGCTGCTTCCAGCTGCGGCACTTCCACCTGGACCTGCGGGTGAACTTTGCTGTGAAGGAGATTAGCGGCTGGCTGGTTCTGGATCTGATCCCGGTCCAGCCGGGGGTCCACACCCTGGTGCTGGACTCCCACCCCTCTCTGTTGATCCACGCCATAGACTGTAAGATCCCGGGGTCCAGACAGGACGAGCCCGTCTCCCTCACGTACAGGGTTGACCCTTTCACGGATTATGGATCTTCGCTCAACATCATCCTGCCGCCCGGCGCCGTGACACCGGGTCGACTGGTCCAGATCACGATCCGCTACACCACCACGGACGGACCAGCG atctgGTGGTTGGACTCTGACCTGACCTGTGGTCAGACTCGACCTCTGGTCTTCACTCAAGGTCACTCTGTGTGTAATCGTTCCTTCTTCCCGTGCTTCGACTCGCCAGCTGTCAAGAGCTCGTACACGGCGACTGTGAGG gTCCCGGACGGCTTCACGGCCCTGATGAGTGCGACCCGGAGCTCATACTCCCGACCGGACCGGGTCTTCCAGTTCTCCATGGAGTCGCCCGTCCCGTCCTACCTGGTGGCGCTGGTGGCCGGGGAGCTGCAGCACGTGGACGTTGGCCCGCG GAGTCGTGTGTGGGCGGAGCCATGTCTGCTGTCCTGCGCTGTGCAGAAGCTGGGGGGCAGCGTGGAGCGCTGGCTGGGCGTGGCCGAGCAGCTGTTCGGGCCGTACCTGTGGGGCAGGTGTGACATCGTCTTCCTCCCCCCGTCCTTCCCCATCGTTGCTATGGAGAACCCCTGCCTCACCTTCATCATCGCCTCGATCCTGGAGAGCAGCGAGTTCCTGCTCATCGACGTCGTGCATGAGATCGCTCACGGCTGGTTCGGGAACGCCGTCACCAACGCCACCTGGGAGGAGATGTGGCTGAGTGAGGGGCTCGCCACATATGCCCAGAGACGGATTACCACCGAGGCGTACG GCGAGGCGTTCACCTGTCTGGAGACTGCCGTGCGATTGGACGCCCTCCACCGACAGCTGCGCCTCCTGGGAGACAACAACCCTGTGAGCAAACTGCAGGTCCAGTTTGAGCCAG gtgTGAACCCCAGCTCTCTGATGAACCTCTTCACCTACGAGAAAGGTTTCTGCTTCGTGTCGTATCTGTCGCTACTTAGTGGAGACGTGAGGCGCTTCGACTGTTTCCTCAGG GACTACATCTCACAGTTCAAGTTTAAGAGCGTGGTGGCTCGTGACCTCATCGACCTCTTCCTGGTGTGTTTCCCTGAGCTGCAGGACTCCGCCCACAGAgaag GTCTGGAGTTCGAGCGCTGGCTGAGCGGCTGTGGACCCCCCCTGTATGAACCAGACCTGTCAGCAGGAGGTGCTCTGATCCAACCGGTCCATGACCTGTGTGACCTCTGGAGCAGCGATGCCCCCAACCTGCAGACCctgacgacctttgacctctcagcCTGGAGCACCTTTCAAATCGTTCTGTTCCTGGACCGGATGCTGGACCACGCCCCCCTGTCACATG aCGTCATggtgaacctgtctgtctgtccatcagaGGTCATggtgaacctgtctgtctctctgcctgtctgtctgttagacGTCATggtgaacctgtctgtctgttactCGGGTCTGTTTGACGTGTTGAACTCTGAGGTTCAGATCCGTTGGCTCCAGTTGGTCGTGAGGAACTCGTTCCACCAGGAGGTTCCTCGAGTCCGAGCTTTCCTCCTCAAACAC ACGTCCAGGATGTACACCGTGCCGCTGTACGAGGACCTGGTTGCCGGGGTGATGAAGTGTGTTGCCGTGGAGATCTTCTCCCAGACTCAGCGTCGCCTTCATCCCAACCTGAGACGGACGTTACAGCAGATCCTGTTCCACACCAGCTCTGCCCCGACCAATCAGAATGGCCCGCCTCTCTCCatcacccccccctccacacctCCGCCGCAGCAGCCTGCTGCCACGGCTAccgcctctgctgctgcagctgccgcgACGACCGCCGCCATCGCCTTGAGGGACGTCAACGTGTCGGCGTGA